In the Methanomassiliicoccales archaeon genome, one interval contains:
- a CDS encoding acyltransferase family protein, translated as MRKYYLDNLRWLIILLLFPYHVLLIYSNIGSYYFHAANSVIANTFILSLAPWFMQLLFTIAGIATYYSLKKRSAGEYL; from the coding sequence ATGAGGAAATATTATCTTGATAATCTGCGCTGGCTTATAATTTTGTTGCTGTTCCCATATCATGTTTTACTCATCTACAGCAATATTGGATCCTATTATTTCCATGCTGCGAATTCTGTTATTGCCAATACATTCATCTTGAGTCTTGCGCCCTGGTTTATGCAATTACTTTTCACCATAGCAGGAATAGCCACATATTACTCATTGAAAAAGAGAAGTGCAGGTGAATATCT